Proteins co-encoded in one Opisthocomus hoazin isolate bOpiHoa1 chromosome 9, bOpiHoa1.hap1, whole genome shotgun sequence genomic window:
- the TNFAIP6 gene encoding tumor necrosis factor-inducible gene 6 protein isoform X2, whose product MIALIFFSALLWDKAQAWGFKDGVLHNSIWLERAAGVYHRESRSGKYQLTYAEAKAVCEYEGGHLATYQQLEAARKIGFHVCAAGWMAKGRVGYPIVKAGANCGFGKTGIVDYGIRLNRSERWDAYCYNPNGKECGGVFTDSKHVFKSPGYPNEYENDQICYWHIRVKYGQRIHLQFLEFDVEDDTACMADFLEIYDSYDDVNGFVGRFCGDELPDDIISTGNVMTLKFLTDASVTAGGFQIRYMTMDTPSKSSDGKNATSQGKPNFLSGKFGIM is encoded by the exons ATGATtgcactgattttcttttctgccctgctgtgggaCAAGGCTCAAGCCTGGGGATTCAAGGACGGAGTGCTGCATAACTCTATTTGGTTAG AACGAGCAGCTGGAGTGTATCACAGGGAGTCACGCTCTGGGAAGTACCAGCTCACCTACGCAGAAGCGAAAGCAGTCTGTGAATACGAGGGAGGACACCTGGCCACGTATCAGCAGCTGGAGGCGGCAAGAAAAATAG GTTTCCATGTGTGTGCTGCTGGCTGGATGGCAAAGGGCAGAGTTGGTTATCCCATAGTAAAAGCTGGAGCCAACTGTGGCTTTGGAAAAACTGGCATTGTTGATTACGGGATTCGCCTCAACAGGAGCGAGAGATGGGATGCCTACTGCTACAACCCTAACG gaaaagaatgtggtGGAGTCTTCACAGATTCCAAACATGTTTTCAAGTCACCAGGCTACCCAAATGAGTATGAAAATGATCAAATTTGCTACTGGCATATCAGAGTAAAGTACGGACAACGTATTCACCTACAGTTTCTAGAGTTTGACGTTGAAGACGACACTGCTTGTATGGCTGATTTCTTGGAAATCTATGATAGCTATGATGATGTCAATGGCTTTGTGGGCAG gtttTGTGGAGATGAGTTGCCAGATGATATCATTAGCACAG GCAATGTTATGACCTTGAAGTTTTTGACAGATGCCTCGGTGACTGCTGGTGGTTTTCAAATTCGATATATGACTATGGACACGCCTTCAAAGTCAAGTGATGGAAAGAATGCAACATCCCAAGGAAAACCAAACTTCTTATCTGGAAAATTTGGTATTATGTGA